Proteins from one Rosa chinensis cultivar Old Blush chromosome 7, RchiOBHm-V2, whole genome shotgun sequence genomic window:
- the LOC112175914 gene encoding (+)-neomenthol dehydrogenase encodes MSKVNNAGVLGSTYLTDNVVVDRQNVLGSTSLKEVLVQTYETAEDCLKTNYYGIKQLTEALLPLLQKSEAARIVNVSSALGQLRVIANERAEKELGDVNNLTEEKVDKLVEEFLEDVKQDLIESKGWPLNISSYIVSKAALNAYTRVLAKKYPEIATNAVSPGFTKTDINQNTGINTVEEGAEGPVKLALIADTRISCLYFEMTEESTFD; translated from the exons atgtCAAAGGTTAACAATGCAGGAGTCCTTGGATCCACATACCTCACCGATAACGTCGTAGTGGATCGTCAAAAT GTTTTAGGTTCTACATCACTGAAAGAAGTTTTAGTGCAAACATACGAGACGGCAGAGGATTGCTTGAAAACAAACTATTATGGAATCAAGCAACTCACAGAAGCACTTCTTCCCCTTCTTCAAAAATCAGAAGCAGCAAGGATAGTAAATGTCTCTTCAGCACTTGGACAGCTAAGG gttATTGCAAATGAGAGAGCCGAGAAAGAGCTAGGAGATGTCAATAACCTCACCGAGGAAAAAGTGGACAAGCTGGTTGAGGAATTTCTGGAGGATGTGAAGCAGGATTTGATAGAATCCAAAGGCTGGCCTCTAAACATATCTTCTTACATTGTATCAAAAGCAGCTCTGAATGCTTATACAAGAGTCTTGGCAAAGAAGTATCCTGAAATTGCGACAAACGCAGTTAGTCCTGGCTTTACCAAAACAGATATCAACCAAAATACTGGGATTAACACAGTTGAAGAAGGTGCAGAAGGTCCTGTGAAGCTGGCTTTGATAGCTGACACTAGAATTTCTTGCCTCTACTTCGAAATGACTGAAGAGTCAACCTTTGATTGA